AGCCCGCCCCACTCAACCGCCGCCGCCGGGCCCACCAGCGCAAGCGGAAGCAGCAGCGCGAGCGCAGCGGTCGCAGGCAGCATCACGCGAAGTGTGTGATTTGACATGCCCCCCAGTTTACCAGTTCTCCCCTGGCGCCGCAGGGGCCGGGAATAAGCAGCCGCGGGCCTGGCGATGCAAGAACGTGGGCGTCGGCTCGCAAGCCGCACCCGGCCAACTTGCGTCTCACCCAACCGAAGGAACCCTACATGGACACGCAAACGGCGGCGCCGCCGCAGGTAACCCTGCAAGCTCTCGCAGCGACCAGCACGGCGCCGCGCTCCCCGCGGCTGGCGCCTGCGGCCAGGCCGTTCAGCGATTTCGGACGCTGGGTCGACGACGTCACGGTCGCCCGGCCCGGCACGCTCTGGCGGCTCGGCGACTGGATCGCCCGCAACCGCCGACCGGGCCAGCTCCGCAGCGAGGTCTGGCGGGCGTGCCGCGCGGCCAACCCTTACTGCTTCAAAACCTACACGGTGATTGCGCTCGCGCGGCGGTCGTTCTTCCTGCCGGCCGGCGAGGTTGTGTTCGAGGCGACCGAGAACCCGACGCAGATCCCCCAATCGCCGCCGCAGGGCGTGATGCTCCGCCACCTCGAGGCGCTCGACGCCCACCCCGAGGCGACCTTCTACTACCTCGAGCCGGTGTTCGCCAGCGAGCCAACCATGCGGCTCTACCCGGCCGACGAGCTGCGGGCCGAGGCCGCCGGCGACCAGCAGGACGCGTTCATGCTGGCCCGCAACTACGGCGCATTCTTCCGCGCCCGGGCGTGGGCGGGCGAGCAGCAGAGCCGCTGCGGCGCGGCGCTCGCCGCGGCCGCCGAACGCGCCGAGGACGCGTTACTCAACTTCGCTGCCTGGCTCCTCCCGCAGCCCGCCAGCCTCCGCCGCCTGGAAGCCAGCTACTCCGTGGCGGTCCGGCAGGGCCAACAGGCCGAGGCCGAGCGGTTGCAGCGCGCCATCCGCCGCGTCCGCTGGCACATGACGTTCGACCCGATCCTCTGCTTCGAGCTCCCCGGCGAGCCCGGCCGCCTTCGGTTCGAGGCCCACTGGTACGTCGGCACCGACAACAAAACCTACGTGCACTACTAGCCTACTGCACTCGCTGACGGCCACCTCACCCGGTACGCTACGGCTTTCGCGTCCCCGGGGAGAAGGTCGATGCTGTTGGGATTCGTGCTGCTGTACCTGGCCGCATCGGTGGCGATTGGCCTGCTGGCTGCGCGCAAGGTCCACAACACGACCGACTACGCGGTGGCGGGCCGCTCGCTGCCGCTGCCGATGGTCGTGGCGACCACCTTCGCGACCTGGTTCGGCTCCGAGACCGTGCTCGGCATCCCGGCGATCTTCATCGTCAGCGGCCTGGGCGGCACGGTCGAAGACCCCTGGGGCGCCGGGCTCTGCCTGGTGCTGGTTGGCGTGTTCTACGCGCGGCGTCTGTACCGCATGTCGCTGCTCACTGTGGGCGACTTCTACCGCCGCCGCTACGGCCGCGTGGTCGAGGTGTTCTGCTCGGCGGTCAGCATCCTGTCGTACCTCGGCTGGGTCGCGGCCCAGGTCACCGCGCTCGGGTTGGTGTTCGAGGTGCTCTCGGGCGGAGCCATCACCGGGCTGCAGGGCTCGCTGATCGGCATGGCGGCGGTGCTGCTGTACACCCTGTTCGGCGGCATGTGGTCGGTCGCGCTCACCGACTCGCTGCAGATGACCGTGATTGTCATCGGCCTGACGGTGATCGCGGTGATCTCTGGCCAGATGGCGGGCGGCCCGAGTGTGGTGCTCGAGCGCGTGGCGTCCGACGGGCTGCTGCGGTTCCTGCCGCCGGCCGACTTCCACGAGATCGTGTTCTTCATCGGCGCGGGGGTGACCATCATGCTCGGCTCGATCCCACAGCAGGACGTCTTCCAGCGGGTCACCTCGGCCCGGGACGAGCAGACCGCCGCGGTCGGCCCGGTGATCGGCGGCCTCGCGTACATGGCGTTCTCGGTCGTGCCGATGTTCATCGTGGCGTCGGCCTTGATCATCTCGCCCGAGGGCGCAGCCGCCCACCTGGAGACCGACCCGGAAAAAATCCTGCCGGCGTTGATCCTCGATCGGATGCCGCCGTTCACGCAGGTCTTGTTCTTTGGCGCCCTGCTGTCGGCGATCATGTCGACCGCGTCGGCGACGATCCTCGCGCCGTCGACCATCTTCGTGCAGAACATCATGCGGCACCTGCTTCCGTCAATGACCGACCGGCAGGAGCTGCGTCTGATGCGCGGCGCGGTGCTGATGTTCTCGGTCGGCGTGCTGGTGTACGCGCTCGCCATGCACGACAAGTCGATCTACGAGCTGGTGTCGAGCAGCTACCAGATACCCCTGGTCGGCGCGTTCGTGCCGCTCACCGCCGGGCTGTACTGGCGGCGGGCCACCAACCGCGGCGCGGTGAGTTCGCTTGCGCTGGGCGTCGGCGTCTGGATCTTGTTCTTCTCGACCACCCTGGGCGGGGTTTTTCCTTCCCAGCTAGCCGGGCTGCTGGCGGCGGTGGTGGGGATGATTGTAGGCAGTCTGCTGCTGGGCGGGCCGAACCCGCAGCTCGGCCCGGGTGTCACGCCAGTAGACGATCCACCAGCACCCGAGTGACGACCATGCCCGAGCCTACCTCCGACCCGCTCGCCGCCGTCCGCTCTGGCTACGACCGCTGGTCTCAGGTCTACGACCACGACGCCAACCCGCTGCCGCCACTCGAGGAGCCCCACTTGCGCTCCGCGGTCGGCAACCCAACCGGCCTGCGGGCGCTGGACCTCGGCTGCGGCGCCGGGCGGCACGCCCTGTGGCTGGCCGCGGCGGGGGCCGAGGTCGCCGCGGTCGACTTCTCGCGCGGCATGCTCGACGCCGCCCGCGCGAAGCCGGGCGCCGACCGCGTCCGCTTCATTGAGCTCGACCTGCACGAGCCGCTGCCGTTCGACCAGGAGTTCGACCTTGTCGTCAGCGGCCTGGTGCTAGAGCACATCCGCGAGCTCGACCCCTTCTTCGCGGCCGCGTACCAATCGCTGCGTCCCGGCGGCCGGGCCGTTCTCTCCGGCATGCACCCAGCGATGTTCCTCCGCGGCTCCCAGGCCCGCTTCACCGACCCCGACTCGGGCGAGGTGGTGCACGTCGGCAGCCTGCCGCACTCAGTCAGCGTGTTTGTGATGGCCGCCCTGCGGGCCGGCTTCCAGATTGCCGACCTTCAGGAGATCGCCCCCGACGCCGCGTTCGCCGAGCGCTACCCGCGGGCCGAGAAGTACGTTGGCTACCCGATGCTGGTGGTGATGTCGCTTGTGAGGCAGCAAGCAAATCCAAAGAAACCAGTTGGCCAGTGGCAATAACGTTGTGACGCGTGCGAACTGCTTGGGCGCCGTCGAAGTCTCAACCGCCTATCGACGTGGACGCCACACCAGCAACGCCCGTTGACTAACGACTGCCCTAGCTGCGCCTGCCTATGCCCCGTCCCCGCCAAGACACTGGCCGACCACGCTCGCCCTGGCGTAGGTGGCTCAGAAGGGCGTTTGTGGCCTGGGGCGTCTTCGCCATGACCTACCTCGTCGCCGGATACCGCACGGTGGGATTGCCCGCCGAGGTTCTGCACAGCAGCGACGCCGTCGAGTTGCAGGACGGCCGCGAGTCGCTGAGTATGATGCCGAGCGAGTACGACGCGGGCCTGCTCTTCTTCTGCGGCTCCGGCGTAGCGGCGCCCGCCTACGCCCCCCTGCTGCGGCCCATCGCGGAGCAAGGACACGCGGTGTTCATCATAAAGCTTCCCTACCGCTTCGCGCCGTTTGAGTCACACAGGAACGAATCGGTTGACCGCGCTCGGCGGATCATCGCCGAGCACCCGGAGGTTGTTCACTGGACCGCAGCCGGGCACTCACTTGGGGGCGCACTGGCTTGCCTGCTTGCCCGCGACAACACCGAACTGCTCTCCGGCCTTGTGTTGATCGGCACTACCCACCCCAAACAGGACGACCTGTCGTCGCTGACAATGCCAGTTGCGAAAGTCTACGCAACCAACGACGGCGTCGCCCCGGCGGAGAGGGTGGCGTCCAACCGCGGCCTCCTCCCACCGGGCGCCCGCTTCGTCGAGATCGAGGGCGGGAACCACTGCCAGTTTGGCAACTACGCGTGGCAGTTCCTCGACGGCTCCGCGACCATCAGTCGCGCCGAGCAGCAAGACGCCACGCGTAGCGTGTTGCTCGACACGATCGAAGCCTCGCTCGACGAGTGAACTGGCGAACGAGGCCAGACTCCTTGGTAGCCGATGCGGCCTACGGCGCTCTTTACTTAGGCTGCAACCGAGACGCGGTCCAGTCGACGATCATCTCCAGGGCAGACGGCGCGATGGTCTCCTCGATCATCCCGTACTCGGTCGGCAGCCCCGACTTGCTGGTCTGCAGCAGGTGGTTCAGCTTGGGAGGGCTCTCGATCGTGACATCCGTGGTCGGCGCGGCGGCCAGCGCCTCGCGCAGCGGAGGCAGGTTCACCTCGGGGACGACCTGCACGTCACGCCCGCCGATGATCGCCAGCACCGGGCAGCGTACCCGGCGGAGGGCTGGCGCCGGGTCGTAGCCCAGGAAGTGCTTGAACCACGGCGTCCGGTAGGCGCCGAGCGCCTGCATCGCCTGCCTTGCGTCATCGCGCTGCTTGCCGGCCGTGGTAGTCTCTTGGAGGTGCGCGTCGATGGCGTCCGCAAGTTCGGTCTGGAAGTCCTCTTCCGTATCTGCATCGACAGCTCCGCGGATCGCCCGGCGGCGGAGCGTGGCCAATGACGCGATCGACTCGGCCGACTCGCCGAGCTTCTTCTCCATCAGGCTCGCCTGGCTGATGATGATCTCCTCGCCGGTCACGGCGGGCGGCGCGATCAGCACGACCGCCGCGATTTCTGCTGGGTGGTCGGCGGCGATCAACGGCGCGAGCATCGCGCCCTCGCTGTGGCCGCAGAGAGCAATGCGTTGCGAATCAATATCGGCGTGATCCGCTAAGAACCGGACCGCGGCGAGCGTATCGGTCGCCAGGTCGGCGCTGGTCGCGGCGGCGAAGTCGCCCTTCGACTCGCCGAAGCCACGGTCGTCGCACCGCAGCACCGCCATCCCCCGCCGCGTCAGCGCATCGGCGATCACAAGGAACGGCTTGTGCCCCATCAGCGACTCGTCACGGTCCTGCGGGCCTGAGCCGGTGATCATGACCACCGCGGGGTGCGGGCCTGCTCCTGGCGGCAGGGTCAGGGTCCCGGCCAGGGTGTGGCCCCCATCAGGGTTCGTGAACTCCACCGCCTCCTCGGTGTAGGGGTACGGCGGCTTGGGTTCCTGCGGCCTGGCCTGGGCGGGCAGCGCGTCGACGCGGCGGAGCTCGAGCGGCGACGACACGAACATCTGCGTCCAGGTCCCGTCGAGTTGCTGCGCGTCGTCGGAAAGCTCGCCAACGAACTTGCCGCGGATCGCAGGGAACGGCGCGGTCAGCGTGCCGCCCTCGACCACGGCGCCGTCGGCTGCTACGCGGACGCTCCCCTGGTCGAGGCTCACCAGCGTGACCGTCGGCTCGCCGTCGGCGGGCGTTTCGATCTCGAGTCCAATCCGCAGCTCCGCGACGGGCATCTTGAGCGTGCCGAGCCAAGTGCCAGCAACGCCCACATCGTCCGCGGCGTGCACGGATGCCGATAGGATCAGCACCGTCACGACCAGGGCCGCGCACCGGGCAATCGAAGCGGTAGAGGTAGTCATTCGAACGGCTCGCAAAGTGAGTTGAATTGGCGGCATGGGGTTAGTCGCCTAGGGCGAAACGATCTTGCGAAATGAACCGGTCGAAGTCGATTTTTCTGGGCTGTTTCATGATCTTGCGACGCAACCGCTAGAAAACTACCATCCGACCAGCTTCTTCCTGGGGGGACGTTGCTCGATGCGCCAAGAGCGTTTCGCGGCGGTCGCCCATAATTCCCCAGCAGACGTTGCGCCCGCTTGGCGGCGTCACCTGCCCTGTAGGAGACCACGAGCATGCGTATTCTTCTTGTTGCCGGCATCGTGCTTGCCGTCAGTGCCCCTTGTGACGCCGGGCTGCAGAGCGCCATGACCGCGTCACTGGGATCGGCGGGCGTGGTGATTCGCGTCAACAACTCTTTCCAGCTTGCACGACACCAAACAGCGCATGCACCTGAAGGGACGCAATTCATCGACCCCCAGAACTCGACGTTCACACAGCCCGCCTACCTCTCAGGACCCGAGTTCAGTTATAACCCTCGGACGGGTGCGGCCACAATTTCCGCTCCGCCCATGCTCGGGCCTGGGGACGCCTACGGCCTTCGCTCGATTTACAGGCCTTCTGAGGTACACATAGTCGCCGGCGACTGGCTGGCTGCCCCTACTACACCAGCGGTCATCACAAGATACCACCGCACTGCTGGATTGGGGGGCATCATTACTGGTGAACTGGACGGCGTTGCTTCTGAGAGCGACGACCGGCCGTTCGAGGCGATTCAAGCAACGACGCCTGGCTACACCATTACGTCCGGCACTGAGGCGTGGGTCCAGCTCTTTCCAAGCAGCGGTTGGAGCGGAGCCACGGTATCTTTCGAGCAGCTCTTCGTCGCCGGGCTGACTCAGGAATCCTTCTACACCCAGGCGCCTGCCAACGAGCCGCCAATCTCTGTCACGGACGCGTACCTAATCCCGGGCGGCCAGCCGGGCGCCGCGATCATGGTGGACTATTACCTTGATCCGTTATACTCAATCACCTCGGCGACGCCCCGGTACACGCTGCTTGCGACGGCACGCATCGATGTCACGCCTGAACCCGCGGGGACCACGCTGATTGTCGTTTCGATCCTGGCATCGGCTTCCACACGCAAGCAGCGAGTTGCGTCGTCCCGACGAAGAGCAAGCAGCGCCAAAAGATTGCCCTCGCTGTAAACCGCGAGTCGACGGCTCATTGCTGCTGATCTTCGCCAATAGCGTCGCTCTCGGCTTCGGACTCGGACTGAGTTGCGTGTGCGGCGAGCGTGACCCTCCCCAGCTCTACCCCCAGCGCAAGCACCACCGCCTGAGCCGCGAACTCAATCGAGAGCAACGTGTGCAGCCCGTTCTGGGCGAGTTCGGCCAGGCCGTAGCCGACGCCGGCGCCCACCGCCACGTGCAGCGGCAACCGCAGCAGCAGCGGGATCGGCGTCTGGCGGATCAGCACCACCGGCACGGCGACCAGGCCCGGGGCGATCAGGCCCATCCACTGCATGATCGCCAGCGGGCTGCCGTTCTGCTGGGTCGCGCGGCCGATCAACGCCGCCATTGCCGCGACCGAGGTCATCCAGAACAGCATGTGCTTGATCGAGAACCCGAGTTGCAGCCCGACGTGGTCCGACTCGCGGCTTACGCGACGCCAGAGTGGGATTCTTACCAGCAGCCAGAGCACCACCAACGGGACCAGTGCTTGCAGCAGGTTGCGGCAAGCGTAGTCGAGCAGCGTGAACTCGGGGAAGAAACCGACCTGCATCCGCACCCACGACGCCGCAAACAGCACGATCGGCGGCAGCACCCAGGCGGCCACGCTCGGCCGGCGGCGGAATGCCAGCCACACCGCCGCCAGGCAGGCCTGTCCGACCGCCAATCCGCTGAGGATGTTCAGCCCGCCGTAGATGTCGCCGTAGATTCGGTGCGGCCGCCAACCTGCCTGCAGGTAGTAGGCCAGCACCAGGTCGATCAGCAAGACTACCGCGAGGGCCGCCATCCAGACTCCGTTCGCTAGCGTTCGGGAACTGTCACCGGGCGAGCCGCTACGCCAAACCGGTCACCGGCCCGTCGCCGCAGTAGTCGGGGTTGCCGAACGTCTCGACCTTCGAGCCGAACTGCTGCGCCAGCCAGAGCAGCAGCCGGTTGTGCGACACGCCGCCCAGGTTTAACGCCCGGCCGCCGGGGATCCCCAGGCCGCCGCCGATCAGCACGAAGGGCGTGTCGATGTGCGTGTGGCTGTTGCCCTTGCCGAGTTCGTTGGTCCAGACAATCACCGTGTTGTCGAGCAGGCTACCGCCGCCGCCCGGCTCAGGGGTCTCGGCCAGCCGCTGGGCCAGGTGGGCGATCTCGCCGCAGTACCAGGCGTTAATGCGGGTCAGCTTGTCGACCGCCTCGTCGTTCTTGTCGGGCTCGTGCGACAGCTCGTGGTGGCCCTCGTCGATCCCGAGCCAGCGCAGCCGTAGCCCGCCGACCGAACGCGTGTACTGCAGCGACGCTACGCGGGTGAAGTCGGCCAAGAAGCTGCTCACCATCAGCTCGATCTGCATCCGGCTGATCTTGGGGACTTCGTCATTCTGGTCGCCGACGTCCGGCTCGAGCGCCGGCACGACGTGGTCGAGCCCGGCCCCGTTGTCGGCGGCGAGCGTCTGCTCCATTCCGCGGACCAGTTCGGCGTGCTCGGCCAGCAGCCGGCGGTCCTCCTCGCCCACCAGCGACTCGACCTGCTTGAAGTCGGCCTGGATGTCGTCCAGCACGCTCTTGACCAGCTCGTTGTCGCGGCGGCTGCCGTACAGCTTGTCGAACATCTGGTACGGGTTGCTGATCGGCGCGATCGGCTTGTTGGGGCCGCCGTAGATCATGCGGGTCCAGGTGTCGGCCTGGTCGGGCACATGCACGCCGAATTCGAGCGAGCCGAACCGCGTCCGCGTGGCAGGGTCGGCCTGCAGCGTGTTCTTGATCTCCTGGTCGAC
This Posidoniimonas polymericola DNA region includes the following protein-coding sequences:
- a CDS encoding DUF1552 domain-containing protein, which translates into the protein MYPTSRRRFLKALGVTPAALPFVLNLPSLAANAPGAGLRKKRLVVVFSPNGVIPQNFWPDADAESLVLPASLAPLEPFRDQLVTLQGVNNDVKGDGDDHMRGIGCMLTGAELMPGNIQGGGHTPAGWSSGLSVDQEIKNTLQADPATRTRFGSLEFGVHVPDQADTWTRMIYGGPNKPIAPISNPYQMFDKLYGSRRDNELVKSVLDDIQADFKQVESLVGEEDRRLLAEHAELVRGMEQTLAADNGAGLDHVVPALEPDVGDQNDEVPKISRMQIELMVSSFLADFTRVASLQYTRSVGGLRLRWLGIDEGHHELSHEPDKNDEAVDKLTRINAWYCGEIAHLAQRLAETPEPGGGGSLLDNTVIVWTNELGKGNSHTHIDTPFVLIGGGLGIPGGRALNLGGVSHNRLLLWLAQQFGSKVETFGNPDYCGDGPVTGLA
- a CDS encoding class I SAM-dependent methyltransferase; the protein is MPEPTSDPLAAVRSGYDRWSQVYDHDANPLPPLEEPHLRSAVGNPTGLRALDLGCGAGRHALWLAAAGAEVAAVDFSRGMLDAARAKPGADRVRFIELDLHEPLPFDQEFDLVVSGLVLEHIRELDPFFAAAYQSLRPGGRAVLSGMHPAMFLRGSQARFTDPDSGEVVHVGSLPHSVSVFVMAALRAGFQIADLQEIAPDAAFAERYPRAEKYVGYPMLVVMSLVRQQANPKKPVGQWQ
- a CDS encoding alpha/beta hydrolase — encoded protein: MTYLVAGYRTVGLPAEVLHSSDAVELQDGRESLSMMPSEYDAGLLFFCGSGVAAPAYAPLLRPIAEQGHAVFIIKLPYRFAPFESHRNESVDRARRIIAEHPEVVHWTAAGHSLGGALACLLARDNTELLSGLVLIGTTHPKQDDLSSLTMPVAKVYATNDGVAPAERVASNRGLLPPGARFVEIEGGNHCQFGNYAWQFLDGSATISRAEQQDATRSVLLDTIEASLDE
- a CDS encoding alpha/beta hydrolase: MTTSTASIARCAALVVTVLILSASVHAADDVGVAGTWLGTLKMPVAELRIGLEIETPADGEPTVTLVSLDQGSVRVAADGAVVEGGTLTAPFPAIRGKFVGELSDDAQQLDGTWTQMFVSSPLELRRVDALPAQARPQEPKPPYPYTEEAVEFTNPDGGHTLAGTLTLPPGAGPHPAVVMITGSGPQDRDESLMGHKPFLVIADALTRRGMAVLRCDDRGFGESKGDFAAATSADLATDTLAAVRFLADHADIDSQRIALCGHSEGAMLAPLIAADHPAEIAAVVLIAPPAVTGEEIIISQASLMEKKLGESAESIASLATLRRRAIRGAVDADTEEDFQTELADAIDAHLQETTTAGKQRDDARQAMQALGAYRTPWFKHFLGYDPAPALRRVRCPVLAIIGGRDVQVVPEVNLPPLREALAAAPTTDVTIESPPKLNHLLQTSKSGLPTEYGMIEETIAPSALEMIVDWTASRLQPK
- a CDS encoding sodium:solute symporter family protein, whose protein sequence is MLLGFVLLYLAASVAIGLLAARKVHNTTDYAVAGRSLPLPMVVATTFATWFGSETVLGIPAIFIVSGLGGTVEDPWGAGLCLVLVGVFYARRLYRMSLLTVGDFYRRRYGRVVEVFCSAVSILSYLGWVAAQVTALGLVFEVLSGGAITGLQGSLIGMAAVLLYTLFGGMWSVALTDSLQMTVIVIGLTVIAVISGQMAGGPSVVLERVASDGLLRFLPPADFHEIVFFIGAGVTIMLGSIPQQDVFQRVTSARDEQTAAVGPVIGGLAYMAFSVVPMFIVASALIISPEGAAAHLETDPEKILPALILDRMPPFTQVLFFGALLSAIMSTASATILAPSTIFVQNIMRHLLPSMTDRQELRLMRGAVLMFSVGVLVYALAMHDKSIYELVSSSYQIPLVGAFVPLTAGLYWRRATNRGAVSSLALGVGVWILFFSTTLGGVFPSQLAGLLAAVVGMIVGSLLLGGPNPQLGPGVTPVDDPPAPE